A region of Daphnia carinata strain CSIRO-1 chromosome 10, CSIRO_AGI_Dcar_HiC_V3, whole genome shotgun sequence DNA encodes the following proteins:
- the LOC130701412 gene encoding nose resistant to fluoxetine protein 6-like isoform X2: MPTSRSPVFFLVVSFFNVPIINGLVSQIADIRLDEWWIDSSVPTASVASNVSEKCLQHTQEFLTALRNRQSWAVKMYESSGRLVEDLIYIEGSSDVHHEPGLFDACVSVQSDGIPFKGQYCTVFFGLKEEKNIGNQQTDFMTPSSNVEDSNEPNESLSDYQTPSVGFCLPSTCSASDLRSALVHRVGHRITKGKKFLIVVNSDETYCYTQEKIDANGATLDNLSLGVLLVFCALGITVVVATMYDIWIIEDRKTSQRAFALQMLHCFSAKKNCTMLFSTEDDAEDSLSCLHGVRILTTCWIVLIHLAGASTFLRLSYNKKMVLQNSLRWEFQFVANGLFGVDTFFLLSGLLVSFTQMRQLDLNRGYFNIKRFYVRRYMRLTPVYAAVLAFLATLWPYIGTGPDWHFVQRISQSVRENFWAQMLYINNYVNPHRFTSPAYGFAESWYLSCDMQMFWISPLFIYPLWRWKRVGFIWTVFCLLLFLGISAMTFIVYDLPPTIIWLRSSELSRIDVYSQRHYMETFARIPPYMIGILLGWLLHKTKDKRIHINKSLIATGWISAAIIGSLVTYGIYPYLDEKTVPIINPFVRVLYGALHHSAWAITVGWIIFACTHGYGGIIHRFLSWKLFLPFSRLSYAVYLIHFNFIRAYASHLRKPFYFTELIFGTTYLGILMIAFFISFAVSVVVEMPFLNLDKLLFPNKPRVLEKNKNK, translated from the exons ATGCCGACTAGTCGGTcgcctgttttctttttagttgtttccttttttaacgTGCCAATAATTAATGGCCTGGTGTCACAAATTGCTGACATCCGACTTGATGAGTGGTGGATTGATTCAAGTGTTCCCACAGCATCAGTCGCATCGAACGTCAGTGAAAAATGCCtccaacacacacaagaaTTTCTAACAGCGCTCCGCAATCGACAATCGTGGGCAGTAAAGA TGTACGAATCGTCGGGAAGATTGGTGGAAGATCTGATTTACATAGAAGGAAGCAGCGACGTTCACCACGAGCCCGGATTGTTTGATGCATGTGTCTCTGTACAATCGGACGGAATCCCATTCAAAGGACAATACTGCACCGTCTTTTTTGGcctgaaagaagaaaaaaatattggcaaCCAACAAACAGACTTCATGACTCCATCGAGCAATGTTGAGGATTCCAATGAACCAAACGAAAGCTTGTCAGATTATCAAACCCCCAGCGTTGGTTTTTGCCTGCCGTCTACTTGCAGTGCAAGTGATTTGCGCTCTGCACTTGTTCACCGTGTCGGACATCGCATCACCAAGGGTAAAAAATTCTTAATAGTAGTCAATTCGGATGAAACTTACTGCTATACTCAAGAGAAAATCGATGCTAATGGCGCTACATTGGATAACCTTAGCCTCGGCGTATT ATTAGTATTTTGTGCATTGGGCATTACTGTCGTTGTAGCAACAATGTACGATATATGGATCATCGAAGATCGAAAAACTTCGCAAAGAGCGTTTGCACTTCAGATGCTACATTGTTTCTCCGCCAAAAAGAATTGCACAATGCTATTTTCGACTGAAGATGATGCAGAGGATAGTTTATCGTGTTTGCACGGGGTGCGAATTTTGACGACGTGTTGGATTGTATTAATCCATTTGGCTGGGGCAAGCACCTTTCTGCGCCTGAgctacaataaaaaaatggttctTCAA aattcCTTACGATGGGAATTTCAGTTTGTCGCAAACGGATTATTTGGTGTTGACACTTTCTTTTTACTAAGTGGCCTTTTGGTTTCCTTTACTCAAATGCGCCAGTTGGATTTGAATCGTGGCTATTTTAACATCAAGAGATTCTACGTCCGACGGTACATGAG GTTGACTCCAGTGTACGCCGCTGTGCTTGCATTTTTAGCAACACTTTGGCCTTACATCGGAACTGGACCCGACTGGCATTTTGTGCAAAGAATTAGCCAGAGCGTTCGAGAAAACTTTTGGGCGCAAATGCTGTACATCAACAACTACGTAAATCCCCACCGATTTACCAGCCCAGCTTATGGATTCGCTGAATCGTGGTATCTTTCTTGTGACATGCAAATGTTCTGGATTAGTCcactatttatttatccaCTCTGGCGGTGGAAGAGGGTCGGATTCATTTGGACCGTATTCTGCTTGCTGCTGTTTTTGGGAATCTCGGCCATGACCTTTATTGTTTACGACCTACCACCAACTATTATTTGGCTAAGATC GTCAGAACTCTCGAGGATCGATGTATATTCGCAACGGCACTACATGGAAACATTCGCTAGGATTCCACCATACATGATAGGAATTCTTCTTGGCTGGTTACTCCACAAGACAAAAGATAAGAGAATTCACATCAACAAA AGTCTAATAGCTACAGGTTGGATTTCAGCCGCAATAATTGGGTCTCTAGTAACTTACGGAATATACCCATATCTGGATGAAAAGACGGTGCCGATCATCAACCCATTCGTTCGGGTTTTGTATGGGGCTCTTCATCACTCGGCATGGGCAATCACTGTTGGTTGGATCATATTTGCCTGTACTCACGGATACGGAG GTATTATCCATCGATTTTTGTCGTGGAAATTGTTTCTGCCGTTCAGTAGGCTGAGCTATGCCGTCTATCTGATTCACTTCAATTTCATCAGAGCATATGCATCTCACTTACGCAAACCTTTCTATTTTACTGAATTGATTTTCGGTACAACATACCTTGGGATTCTCATGATTGccttcttcatttcatttgcTGTCTCTGTCGTCGTGGAAATGCCGTTCCTCAATTTGGACAAACTCCTTTTTCCAAACAAACCAAGGGTTCTAGAAA aaaataagaataagtAA
- the LOC130701472 gene encoding uncharacterized protein LOC130701472 produces MSLRKFKTQKWLWIFALPFFVLLYLLAISLPNANSDSCDCSHTSQIHQFQAQEAENEISDHHNRNHLAVIVPFRDRFEELIEFVPHMHKFLSNQSVFHDIFIINQSDNFRFNRASLINVGFLHISLLEKFDYIAMHDVDLLPVNPQLKYVFPGDGFALHIASPKLHPKYHYETFVGGILILTINDFKKLNGLSNKYWGWGLEDDEFYQRMKQSGIKILRPDNVMDYSELTERLRKTLYYGSVPKASHSLNSSLPLTNVLVERFSESDSNLFLEKLCFEYAAELSREACLSPCSLVVALIYLERLCQNNPNFVSSIPSSKLFLVSVMVASKFLNDEGEEDEVINSEWANSAKIDLSNLNQIERQFLQAIEWRLFVDDQDFAEALARIEFRVAQRESLKRGWLTYTDLDILARQKLLSDTWDVVYDLVINVSVACMTAYLASLVTLVGSAIVVSSLPWNSCSSPSSATSLTQSASLNPNYGTSSVNASSDLQSDIDFVDRNSESYFVDSAISDFAFQYPDLDSDTFLKDFTAVALGSFSHLPKPPFVMSNETSISVHIKNFTSPFLYLQHSYCALVSLIIGFHSDLYALPPLCLTLAS; encoded by the exons ATGAGTTTACGTAAATTCAAAACACAGAAATGGCTATGGATTTTTGccttgcctttttttgttcttctttatttACTTGCTATCTCTTTACCGAATGCTAATTCAG ATTCCTGCGACTGTTCCCACACTTCTCAAATACATCAGTTTCAAGCACAGGAGgcggaaaatgaaatttcggATCATCATAACAGAAATCATCTTGCTGTCATTGTCCCATTTCGGGATAGGTTTGAGGAACTTATTGAATTTGTGCCTCATATGCACAAATTTCTCTCAAACCAAAGTGTATTCCATGATATTTTCATCATCAACCAA agTGATAATTTCAGGTTCAATAGAGCTTCCTTAATAAATGTTGGGTTTCTCCATATCAGTCTGTTGGAGAAGTTTGACTACATCGCAATGCATGATGTAGACTTGCTTCCTGTCAATCCACAATTGAAATATGTTTTCCCTGGAGATGGGTTTGCTCTTCATATTGCTAGTCCGAAGCTTCATCCAAAGTACCACT ATGAAACATTTGTTGGTGGTATTTTGATTCTTACCATTAAtgactttaaaaaattaaatggacTCAGCAACAAATATTGGGGATGGGGTCTTGAAGATGATGAGTTTTAccaaagaatgaaacaaagtGGCATAAAAATACTCAGACCTGACAAT GTAATGGATTATTCAGAGTTAACAGAACGCCTGCGTAAAACACTGTACTATGGCTCAGTTCCAAAAGCCTCCCATAGCCTCAATTCCAGCCTTCCGCTTACAA aTGTCTTGGTGGAAAGGTTTAGTGAGAGTGATAGCAACctatttttggaaaaactttgttttgaaTATGCTGCTGAACTCTCAAGAGAAGCTTGCCTTTCACCTTGCTCCTTGGTTGTTGCCTTGATCTACTTGGAAAGACTCTGCCAGAATAACCCCAACTTTGTGTCCTCAATCCCTTCATCCAAACTCTTTTTAGTGTCTGTG ATGGTTGCTTCTAAATTTCTAAATGATGAAGGAGAAGAGGATGAAGTTATCAACTCAGAATGGGCCAACAGTGCTAAAATAGATTTGAGCAATCTTAACCAAATTGAAAGACAATTCCTTCAAGCAATT GAATGGCGTCTTTTTGTAGACGACCAAGATTTTGCCGAAGCTCTGGCTAGGATCGAGTTCCGCGTGGCGCAACGTGAGAGCTTGAAGCGTGGATGGCTTACTTACACGGATTTGGATATTCTAGCTCGACAGAAATTGCTGTCAGATACTTGGGATGTTGTCTACGACCTGGTTATAAACGTCTCTGTTGCGTGCATGACAGCGTATTTGGCTAGTTTGGTCACGCTGGTTGGGTCTGCAATTGTCGTTTCTTCCTTACCTTGGAACAGTTGTTCTAGCCCGTCTTCGGCAACATCTCTCACACAATCGGCATCACTAAATCCGAATTATGGAACAAGCTCTGTCAATGCAAGTTCTGATTTGCAATCCGATATTGACTTTGTCGATCGTAATAGCGAATCCTATTTTGTTGATTCAGCTATATCAGATTTTGCCTTCCAATATCCTGATCTAGATTCAGATACATTCCTGAAGGATTTTACTGCAGTTGCTCTAGGTTCTTTCTCTCACCTTCCCAAACCGCCTTTTGTGATGTCTAACGAGACATCCATCAGTGttcatataaaaaattttaccagCCCTTTTTTGTACCTCCAACACAGTTACTGCGCTTTGGTTAGTTTAATAATTGGATTTCACAGTGATCTATACGCTCTCCCTCCACTCTGTCTGACTCTTGCTTCTTGA
- the LOC130701412 gene encoding nose resistant to fluoxetine protein 6-like isoform X1, producing MPTSRSPVFFLVVSFFNVPIINGLVSQIADIRLDEWWIDSSVPTASVASNVSEKCLQHTQEFLTALRNRQSWAVKMYESSGRLVEDLIYIEGSSDVHHEPGLFDACVSVQSDGIPFKGQYCTVFFGLKEEKNIGNQQTDFMTPSSNVEDSNEPNESLSDYQTPSVGFCLPSTCSASDLRSALVHRVGHRITKGKKFLIVVNSDETYCYTQEKIDANGATLDNLSLGVLLVFCALGITVVVATMYDIWIIEDRKTSQRAFALQMLHCFSAKKNCTMLFSTEDDAEDSLSCLHGVRILTTCWIVLIHLAGASTFLRLSYNKKMVLQNSLRWEFQFVANGLFGVDTFFLLSGLLVSFTQMRQLDLNRGYFNIKRFYVRRYMRLTPVYAAVLAFLATLWPYIGTGPDWHFVQRISQSVRENFWAQMLYINNYVNPHRFTSPAYGFAESWYLSCDMQMFWISPLFIYPLWRWKRVGFIWTVFCLLLFLGISAMTFIVYDLPPTIIWLRSSELSRIDVYSQRHYMETFARIPPYMIGILLGWLLHKTKDKRIHINKSLIATGWISAAIIGSLVTYGIYPYLDEKTVPIINPFVRVLYGALHHSAWAITVGWIIFACTHGYGGIIHRFLSWKLFLPFSRLSYAVYLIHFNFIRAYASHLRKPFYFTELIFGTTYLGILMIAFFISFAVSVVVEMPFLNLDKLLFPNKPRVLESNKNE from the exons ATGCCGACTAGTCGGTcgcctgttttctttttagttgtttccttttttaacgTGCCAATAATTAATGGCCTGGTGTCACAAATTGCTGACATCCGACTTGATGAGTGGTGGATTGATTCAAGTGTTCCCACAGCATCAGTCGCATCGAACGTCAGTGAAAAATGCCtccaacacacacaagaaTTTCTAACAGCGCTCCGCAATCGACAATCGTGGGCAGTAAAGA TGTACGAATCGTCGGGAAGATTGGTGGAAGATCTGATTTACATAGAAGGAAGCAGCGACGTTCACCACGAGCCCGGATTGTTTGATGCATGTGTCTCTGTACAATCGGACGGAATCCCATTCAAAGGACAATACTGCACCGTCTTTTTTGGcctgaaagaagaaaaaaatattggcaaCCAACAAACAGACTTCATGACTCCATCGAGCAATGTTGAGGATTCCAATGAACCAAACGAAAGCTTGTCAGATTATCAAACCCCCAGCGTTGGTTTTTGCCTGCCGTCTACTTGCAGTGCAAGTGATTTGCGCTCTGCACTTGTTCACCGTGTCGGACATCGCATCACCAAGGGTAAAAAATTCTTAATAGTAGTCAATTCGGATGAAACTTACTGCTATACTCAAGAGAAAATCGATGCTAATGGCGCTACATTGGATAACCTTAGCCTCGGCGTATT ATTAGTATTTTGTGCATTGGGCATTACTGTCGTTGTAGCAACAATGTACGATATATGGATCATCGAAGATCGAAAAACTTCGCAAAGAGCGTTTGCACTTCAGATGCTACATTGTTTCTCCGCCAAAAAGAATTGCACAATGCTATTTTCGACTGAAGATGATGCAGAGGATAGTTTATCGTGTTTGCACGGGGTGCGAATTTTGACGACGTGTTGGATTGTATTAATCCATTTGGCTGGGGCAAGCACCTTTCTGCGCCTGAgctacaataaaaaaatggttctTCAA aattcCTTACGATGGGAATTTCAGTTTGTCGCAAACGGATTATTTGGTGTTGACACTTTCTTTTTACTAAGTGGCCTTTTGGTTTCCTTTACTCAAATGCGCCAGTTGGATTTGAATCGTGGCTATTTTAACATCAAGAGATTCTACGTCCGACGGTACATGAG GTTGACTCCAGTGTACGCCGCTGTGCTTGCATTTTTAGCAACACTTTGGCCTTACATCGGAACTGGACCCGACTGGCATTTTGTGCAAAGAATTAGCCAGAGCGTTCGAGAAAACTTTTGGGCGCAAATGCTGTACATCAACAACTACGTAAATCCCCACCGATTTACCAGCCCAGCTTATGGATTCGCTGAATCGTGGTATCTTTCTTGTGACATGCAAATGTTCTGGATTAGTCcactatttatttatccaCTCTGGCGGTGGAAGAGGGTCGGATTCATTTGGACCGTATTCTGCTTGCTGCTGTTTTTGGGAATCTCGGCCATGACCTTTATTGTTTACGACCTACCACCAACTATTATTTGGCTAAGATC GTCAGAACTCTCGAGGATCGATGTATATTCGCAACGGCACTACATGGAAACATTCGCTAGGATTCCACCATACATGATAGGAATTCTTCTTGGCTGGTTACTCCACAAGACAAAAGATAAGAGAATTCACATCAACAAA AGTCTAATAGCTACAGGTTGGATTTCAGCCGCAATAATTGGGTCTCTAGTAACTTACGGAATATACCCATATCTGGATGAAAAGACGGTGCCGATCATCAACCCATTCGTTCGGGTTTTGTATGGGGCTCTTCATCACTCGGCATGGGCAATCACTGTTGGTTGGATCATATTTGCCTGTACTCACGGATACGGAG GTATTATCCATCGATTTTTGTCGTGGAAATTGTTTCTGCCGTTCAGTAGGCTGAGCTATGCCGTCTATCTGATTCACTTCAATTTCATCAGAGCATATGCATCTCACTTACGCAAACCTTTCTATTTTACTGAATTGATTTTCGGTACAACATACCTTGGGATTCTCATGATTGccttcttcatttcatttgcTGTCTCTGTCGTCGTGGAAATGCCGTTCCTCAATTTGGACAAACTCCTTTTTCCAAACAAACCAAGGGTTCTAGAAAGTAA tAAGAATGAGTAA
- the LOC130701439 gene encoding kynurenine formamidase-like isoform X2: MEPEEWSSWDKQKLEDEYSPSKWSLRGPADWVLDHHVKLVTQVSTQVKQEVSCQLDISYGIRQGEKFDIFGAEELPKDAPVFVYIHGGYWQALDRSISAYSVAPQHKAGHVVAIIGYELAPKVCLKEIILEIQLAVSAILKWAAERGSRSVVIAGHSAGSHLAAMLLHDSEWQNKEPNLNFLHGMVHISGVFDVVPLIDTTMNIPLQLDRDAAKSLSPLRCFSQSMERVRNIKQLLVVGENDPPEFKRQTLTYAQAQMRAGFTDVHCKVMDKLDHFDIVEKLQEEEYVLTRLIIQLLSCTQL, encoded by the exons ATGGAACCAGAAGAGTGGTCATCTTGGGACAAGcaa AAACTAGAAGACGAATATTCGCCTAGCAAATGGTCTCTTAGAGGGCCAGCGGATTGGGTTCTGGATCACCATGTTAAACTAGTAACTCAAG TTAGTACTCAGGTGAAACAAGAAGTTTCTTGCCAATTGGACATTTCCTACGGGATACGGCAAGGGGAGAAATTTGACATTTTTGGGGCCGAAGAGTTACCTAAAG ATGCACCGGTATTTGTCTACATTCATGGAGGCTATTGGCAGGCATTGGATCGCAGCATTTCCGCCTATAGCGTTGCTCCACAGCACAAAGCTGGACATGTTGTTGCAATTATTGGATATGAATTGGCTCCGAAAG TTTGTTTAAAGGAAATTATATTAGAAATCCAGCTGGCTGTATCAGCTATTCTGAAATGGGCTGCAGAACGTGGTTCAAG GTCTGTAGTGATTGCTGGACATTCAGCTGGTTCCCATTTGGCAGCAATGTTACTCCATGATAGTGAATGGCAAAATAAAGAACCCAATTTGAACTTTCTGCATGGTATGGTGCATATTAGTGGAGTATTTGATGTGGTTCCCCTGATTGACACAACCATGAATATACCTCTACAGTTAGACAG GGACGCAGCGAAGAGCCTTAGTCCTCTGCGATGTTTTAGCCAATCGATGGAAAGAGTTCGTAACATAAAACAGCTATTGGTGGTAGGGGAAAACGATCCTCCCGAGTTCAAACGTCAAACATTAACGTACGCACAG GCTCAGATGCGTGCTGGATTCACAGATGTTCACTGTAAAGTGATGGATAAGTTAGACCATTTTGATATCGTCGAAAAATTGCAAGAAGAGGAATATGTACTTACGCGTTTGATAATTCAGCTGTTGTCCTGCACGCAACTATGA
- the LOC130701439 gene encoding kynurenine formamidase-like isoform X1: protein MAILADGYSSKLSFYKLKTDVFQQLRSLHFTMEPEEWSSWDKQKLEDEYSPSKWSLRGPADWVLDHHVKLVTQVSTQVKQEVSCQLDISYGIRQGEKFDIFGAEELPKDAPVFVYIHGGYWQALDRSISAYSVAPQHKAGHVVAIIGYELAPKVCLKEIILEIQLAVSAILKWAAERGSRSVVIAGHSAGSHLAAMLLHDSEWQNKEPNLNFLHGMVHISGVFDVVPLIDTTMNIPLQLDRDAAKSLSPLRCFSQSMERVRNIKQLLVVGENDPPEFKRQTLTYAQAQMRAGFTDVHCKVMDKLDHFDIVEKLQEEEYVLTRLIIQLLSCTQL, encoded by the exons ATGGCCATTTTGGCTGACGGCTACAGTTCAAAGTTATCTTTTTACAAACTAAAGACAGACGTGTTCCAACAACTACGCAGCTTACATTTTACTATGGAACCAGAAGAGTGGTCATCTTGGGACAAGcaa AAACTAGAAGACGAATATTCGCCTAGCAAATGGTCTCTTAGAGGGCCAGCGGATTGGGTTCTGGATCACCATGTTAAACTAGTAACTCAAG TTAGTACTCAGGTGAAACAAGAAGTTTCTTGCCAATTGGACATTTCCTACGGGATACGGCAAGGGGAGAAATTTGACATTTTTGGGGCCGAAGAGTTACCTAAAG ATGCACCGGTATTTGTCTACATTCATGGAGGCTATTGGCAGGCATTGGATCGCAGCATTTCCGCCTATAGCGTTGCTCCACAGCACAAAGCTGGACATGTTGTTGCAATTATTGGATATGAATTGGCTCCGAAAG TTTGTTTAAAGGAAATTATATTAGAAATCCAGCTGGCTGTATCAGCTATTCTGAAATGGGCTGCAGAACGTGGTTCAAG GTCTGTAGTGATTGCTGGACATTCAGCTGGTTCCCATTTGGCAGCAATGTTACTCCATGATAGTGAATGGCAAAATAAAGAACCCAATTTGAACTTTCTGCATGGTATGGTGCATATTAGTGGAGTATTTGATGTGGTTCCCCTGATTGACACAACCATGAATATACCTCTACAGTTAGACAG GGACGCAGCGAAGAGCCTTAGTCCTCTGCGATGTTTTAGCCAATCGATGGAAAGAGTTCGTAACATAAAACAGCTATTGGTGGTAGGGGAAAACGATCCTCCCGAGTTCAAACGTCAAACATTAACGTACGCACAG GCTCAGATGCGTGCTGGATTCACAGATGTTCACTGTAAAGTGATGGATAAGTTAGACCATTTTGATATCGTCGAAAAATTGCAAGAAGAGGAATATGTACTTACGCGTTTGATAATTCAGCTGTTGTCCTGCACGCAACTATGA
- the LOC130701450 gene encoding uncharacterized protein F13E9.13, mitochondrial-like — translation MDRFRRLFKHPFCNIIGMIHLRALPGTPKSSLSIGAIRDIACREAELYLQYNLDGIIVENMHDIPYVKGPISPEIIAAMTRICSDVKQILPNTPCGIQVLAAGNKEAIAIADAAGFDFVRCEGFVFGHVADEGYIDSCAGPLLRFRKTIGAENVQIYCDIKKKHSAHSITSDVSLAETAKAAEFFMADGVILTGQCTGDPAIPSDFKDVAKTVNLPIMAGSGVTSSNLANYAEAHALIVGSDFKRYGSWNQEIDVNRVQQLMETADMIRNKQCKFD, via the exons ATGGATCGATTCCGGCGCCTTTTCAAACACCCATTTTGTAACATAATTGGCATGATCCATCTTCGAGCGTTGCCAG GAACACCGAAATCTTCTTTGAGTATAGGTGCTATACGAGACATTGCATGTAGAGAAGCTGAGCTTTATTTGCAATATAACTTG GATGGAATAATAGTCGAGAATATGCATGATATACCTTATGTCAAGGGTCCAATCAGTCCAGAGATTATTGCCGCCATGACTAGGATCTGCTCAGATGTTAAACAAATCTTACCTAACACACCTTGTGGCATTCAG GTATTAGCTGCTGGAAACAAGGAGGCAATAGCAATAGCAGATGCTGCTGGATTTGATTTTGTTCGGTGTgaaggttttgtttttggtcaTGTTGCTGATGAGGGTTACATAGATTCATGTGCTGGACCACTGCTGAGATTCCGAAAAACGATAGGAGCTGAGAACGTTCAAATTTACTGCGACATTAAGAAGAAACATAG TGCGCATTCGATTACAAGTGACGTTTCATTGGCAGAGACAGCCAAAGCTGCCGAATTTTTCATGGCGGATGGAGTTATTCTAACTGGTCAGTGCACGGGCGATCCAGCAATCCCTTCTGATTTCAAAG ACGTTGCCAAAACTGTCAATCTACCTATAATGGCTGGATCTGGTGTAACGTCCTCCAATTTGGCGAATTATGCGGAAGCACACGCGCTAATAGTTGGCTCTGATTTTAAACGTTATGGAAG CTGGAACCAAGAAATAGACGTCAACAGAGTACAGCAGTTAATGGAAACAGCCGACATGATACGGAATAAGCAATGTAAGTTCGATTAA